One region of Quercus lobata isolate SW786 chromosome 2, ValleyOak3.0 Primary Assembly, whole genome shotgun sequence genomic DNA includes:
- the LOC115963159 gene encoding uncharacterized protein LOC115963159 — protein sequence MEDAMCDRLDKMKLTTEEEETIAISDDGRLEAIESCTLSLIGKFLTYKSFNKVVAKNTIRRAWGLNESMQILEVGPNLFQFKFQSEFDLERILRGGPWSFDNQLLLLQRWKKGMTAGNIRLESTSLWVQIWDAPFDMVSPHVAREVGSRLGKVEEVEWKKRKDDISMFMRVRVALPIAKLIRRGGFIAGSDGVKTWVSFKYERLPIFCHYCGILGHDLRHCATHYAVEKKGERIEYQYGDFLKAVGGRPRTPSAKASGQMAGTEEVTDYAAETGPKQGVQEGPMSTTVTAANLGDVGNPSAVENLRRVFNVEAVNPGTVAEITLSNNERIQSHANVKGTKSAAEETGKENKENG from the coding sequence ATGGAGGATGCTATGTGTGATAGGCTAGATAAGATGAAGTTGActacagaagaagaagaaactataGCCATCTCAGATGACGGAAGATTGGAAGCTATTGAAAGTTGCACTTTGAGTTTGATTGGAAAATTCCTCACATATAAGTCATTCAACAAAGTAGTAGCGAAGAATACGATTCGCCGCGCGTGGGGATTGAATGAATCTATGCAAATTCTTGAAGTAGGGCCAAATCTCTtccaattcaaatttcaatcaGAGTTTGATTTGGAGAGGATCTTGAGAGGAGGCCCTTGGTCCTTTGATAACCAGCTACTATTACTTCAAAGGTGGAAAAAGGGTATGACTGCGGGAAATATTCGATTGGAGTCGACATCCCTCTGGGTTCAAATATGGGATGCACCATTTGACATGGTTTCACCTCATGTAGCAAGGGAAGTGGGAAGCCGGCTGGGTAAGGTTGAGGAGGTGGAATGGAAGAAACGGAAAGACGATATAAGTATGTTTATGAGGGTCCGGGTAGCCCTTCCAATTGCAAAACTTATTCGACGGGGAGGGTTTATTGCTGGATCGGATGGTGTTAAAACGTGGGTATCTTTCAAGTATGAGAGATTACCCATCTTTTGTCACTACTGTGGAATTTTAGGTCATGATTTGAGGCACTGTGCAACCCATTATGCAGTGGAGAAAAAGGGTGAAAGAATTGAATATCAATATGGTGATTTTCTCAAAGCTGTAGGTGGTCGTCCAAGAACACCATCTGCTAAAGCTTCAGGTCAGATGGCAGGCACAGAGGAGGTAACGGATTATGCAGCAGAGACTGGACCGAAACAAGGAGTGCAGGAGGGTCCGATGAGCACAACAGTGACGGCAGCAAACCTGGGTGACGTTGGAAACCCTAGCGCCGTTGAAAACCTTAGAAGAGTGTTTAATGTTGAGGCCGTGAATCCTGGAACAGTTGCTGAAATCACGCTCAGCAATAATGAGCGTATCCAATCCCATGCAAACGTGAAGGGCACAAAATCAGCTGCTGAAGAAACGGGTaaggaaaataaagagaatGGATAG
- the LOC115975352 gene encoding BTB/POZ domain-containing protein POB1-like isoform X3, translated as MPDTEDGEGYVNQDEEAVAMIEESPSGVGNHLNKHGDEAAPGNDGLWSMDCSAVLRVKTIHISSPILAAKSPFFYKLFSNGMRESEQRQVTLRIHASEEAALMDLLNFMYSNTLSATTSPALLDVLMAADKFEVASCMRYCSRLLRSMPMSCESALLYLDLPSSVLMADAVQPLTDAAKQFLAGRYKDITKFQDEVLNLPLAGVEAVLSSDDLQVPSEDAVYDFVLKWARTHYPKLEDRREVLGLRLGRLIRFPYMTCRKLRKVLTCNDFDPELTSKVVLEALFFKAEPPYRQRSLAADEASTRYHRFVERAYKYRPVKVVEFELPRQQCVVYLDLKREECSLLFPTGRVYSQAFHLGGQGFFLSAHCNMDQQSSFHCFGLFLGMQEKGSVTFAVDYEFAARSKPTEEYVSKYKGNYTFTGGKAVGYRNLFSIPWTAFMADDSLYFIDGVVHLRAELTIRQ; from the exons ATGCCAGATACAGAGGATGGTGAGGGTTATGTTAATCAAGATGAGGAAGCTGTAGCAATGATTGAAGAATCACCTTCAGGTGTTGGAAATCATTTGAATAAACATG GTGATGAAGCTGCACCTGGCAATGACGGATTGTGGAGCATGGACTGCTCAGCAGTTCTTAGAGTCAAAACCATACACATAAGTTCTCCAATTTTAGCAGCGAAGAGTCCCTTTTTCTATAAG TTGTTTTCAAATGGAATGAGAGAGTCAGAGCAGCGACAAGTAACTTTAAGGATCCATGCATCTG AGGAAGCAGCCCTCATGGATCTTCTTAATTTTATGTACAGTAATACTTTGTCAGCAACAACGTCGCCCGCTTTGTTGGATGTGCTGATGGCTGCTGACAAATTTGAGGTTGCATCGTGCATGAGATATTGTAGCAGGTTATTACGAAGCATGCCAATGTCTTGTGAGTCTGCATTGCTCTATTTAGATCTTCCTTCTAGTGTGTTAATGGCTGATGCAGTTCAGCCATTGACTGATGCGGCAAAACAGTTTCTTGCTGGACGCTACAAAGACATAACTAA GTTTCAGGATGAGGTGCTGAACCTGCCCCTGGCTGGTGTTGAGGCAGTATTATCAAGTGATGATCTCCAGGTGCCTTCAGAAGATGCTGTTTATGACTTTGTGCTGAAATGGGCTCGGACCCATTATCCAAAACTTGAGGACCGAAGAGAGGTCCTTGGCTTACGCCTTGGTCGCCTCATCCGATTTCCATACATGACCTGTCGAAAATTAAGGAAGGTTTTAACTTGCAATGACTTTGATCCTGAGCTGACATCAAAGGTTGTGCTTGAGGCTCTCTTTTTCAAGGCTGAGCCTCCGTATCGGCAGCGCTCCCTCGCTGCAGATGAGGCCAGTACCAGATATCATCGCTTTGTTGAGCGAGCATACAAGTATCGCCCAGTCAAGGTGGTTGAATTTGAACTACCCCGTCAGCAATGTGTTGTGTACCTGGACCTGAAGCGGGAGGAGTGTTCACTTCTGTTTCCAACTGGTCGGGTTTACTCGCAGGCTTTTCACCTAGGTGGGCAGGGTTTTTTCTTGTCCGCGCACTGCAACATGGACCAACAAAGCTCATTCCATTGCTTTGGGCTATTTTTAGGGATGCAAGAAAAGGGATCAGTCACTTTTGCTGTTGACTATGAGTTTGCAGCAAGGTCAAAGCCAACTGAGGAGTATGTGAGCAAGTATAAAGGTAATTATACTTTCACAGGAGGGAAGGCTGTCGGGTATAGAAATCTTTTTAGTATACCCTGGACGGCATTCATGGCCGATGACAGCCTCTATTTCATTGATGGTGTTGTCCATCTTAGGGCTGAGCTCACCATCAGGCAATGA
- the LOC115957295 gene encoding uncharacterized protein LOC115957295, with protein sequence MGWNLILLILTLYSCSFVNGSDSFANDSLDASLQEFAFKTLVRHRPLTGALYKAVLPTNLSSTEVSIVRVRSNTLWNKGANFSIIHIPSRTMSVPHVKRLAIVYQNLGNLSSHYYGMPGYSLITPVVGFMVFDASNVSDKSVRKLNLSTMGKPILINFSSLTPSGDMISKRRCIAFNGNGTVNLSEMKLSGFCHFRDQGHFSVGVPLEGKQSRWYLWVVGFVLGIPGIVLMGYAGMVSARILKTKKIQVMERQADEDLILESRWVGSSKMPSAAVTRTQPVLENEGFL encoded by the coding sequence ATGGGTTGGAACTTAATCTTGTTGATTCTCACCTTGTATTCTTGCTCATTTGTCAATGGCTCAGACAGCTTTGCTAATGATTCCTTGGATGCTTCTCTTCAAGAATTTGCTTTCAAAACACTGGTTCGACACCGGCCTCTCACGGGTGCTCTATACAAAGCTGTCCTTCCTACTAATCTTTCAAGCACTGAAGTTTCAATTGTCCGGGTCAGAAGCAACACATTGTGGAACAAGGGAGCTAATTTTAGCATCATTCACATTCCATCGAGAACTATGTCCGTGCCTCATGTAAAGAGACTTGCTATAGTCTATCAAAACTTAGGCAATTTGTCTTCTCACTACTATGGCATGCCAGGTTACTCACTGATCACTCCTGTTGTTGGCTTCATGGTTTTTGATGCGTCAAATGTTAGTGATAAAAGCGTCAGAAAGCTCAATCTCAGCACAATGGGCAAGCctatattgattaatttttccAGTTTGACACCCTCCGGCGACATGATCTCTAAGAGAAGATGCATAGCTTTTAACGGTAATGGGACAGTTAATCTTAGTGAAATGAAATTGTCAGGTTTTTGTCACTTTAGAGATCAAGGTCATTTTTCAGTTGGTGTCCCATTAGAGGGTAAGCAGAGTAGGTGGTATCTCTGGGTAGTTGGTTTTGTGCTTGGAATTCCTGGGATTGTATTGATGGGTTATGCCGGGATGGTTTCTGCGAGGATTTTGAAGACAAAGAAGATTCAAGTAATGGAAAGACAAGCTGATGAAGATCTGATTCTTGAAAGCAGATGGGTTGGTAGTAGTAAGATGCCTTCTGCAGCTGTAACTAGAACTCAGCCAGTCCTTGAGAATGAAGGTTTTCTataa
- the LOC115975352 gene encoding BTB/POZ domain-containing protein POB1-like isoform X2 has product MRDSNADLFDPRTIMDSDCATGSLGPGPVSDSDFAFAFNDSNFSDRVLRIEIIPDLPETKSNGDGCTSIADWARNRKRRREDIKKDSAVDILVHCEEQILTCSMPDTEDGEGYVNQDEEAVAMIEESPSGDEAAPGNDGLWSMDCSAVLRVKTIHISSPILAAKSPFFYKLFSNGMRESEQRQVTLRIHASEEAALMDLLNFMYSNTLSATTSPALLDVLMAADKFEVASCMRYCSRLLRSMPMSCESALLYLDLPSSVLMADAVQPLTDAAKQFLAGRYKDITKFQDEVLNLPLAGVEAVLSSDDLQVPSEDAVYDFVLKWARTHYPKLEDRREVLGLRLGRLIRFPYMTCRKLRKVLTCNDFDPELTSKVVLEALFFKAEPPYRQRSLAADEASTRYHRFVERAYKYRPVKVVEFELPRQQCVVYLDLKREECSLLFPTGRVYSQAFHLGGQGFFLSAHCNMDQQSSFHCFGLFLGMQEKGSVTFAVDYEFAARSKPTEEYVSKYKGNYTFTGGKAVGYRNLFSIPWTAFMADDSLYFIDGVVHLRAELTIRQ; this is encoded by the exons ATGAGGGATTCGAACGCGGACCTCTTCGATCCCCGAACGATCATGGACTCGGACTGCGCTACCGGCAGTCTCGGACCCGGGCCCGTTTCCGATTCGGACTTCGCGTTCGCCTTCAACGACAGCAATTTCTCCGATCGAGTTCTTAGAATTGAAATAATTCCCGATTTGCCCGAGACCAAATCGAACGGCGATGGTTGCACCAGCATCGCCGATTGGGCCCGAAATCGGAAGAGACGGAGGGAGGACATTAAGAAAGACTCTG CTGTGGATATCCTTGTTCACTGTGAGGAGCAGATATTGACCTGCAGCATGCCAGATACAGAGGATGGTGAGGGTTATGTTAATCAAGATGAGGAAGCTGTAGCAATGATTGAAGAATCACCTTCAG GTGATGAAGCTGCACCTGGCAATGACGGATTGTGGAGCATGGACTGCTCAGCAGTTCTTAGAGTCAAAACCATACACATAAGTTCTCCAATTTTAGCAGCGAAGAGTCCCTTTTTCTATAAG TTGTTTTCAAATGGAATGAGAGAGTCAGAGCAGCGACAAGTAACTTTAAGGATCCATGCATCTG AGGAAGCAGCCCTCATGGATCTTCTTAATTTTATGTACAGTAATACTTTGTCAGCAACAACGTCGCCCGCTTTGTTGGATGTGCTGATGGCTGCTGACAAATTTGAGGTTGCATCGTGCATGAGATATTGTAGCAGGTTATTACGAAGCATGCCAATGTCTTGTGAGTCTGCATTGCTCTATTTAGATCTTCCTTCTAGTGTGTTAATGGCTGATGCAGTTCAGCCATTGACTGATGCGGCAAAACAGTTTCTTGCTGGACGCTACAAAGACATAACTAA GTTTCAGGATGAGGTGCTGAACCTGCCCCTGGCTGGTGTTGAGGCAGTATTATCAAGTGATGATCTCCAGGTGCCTTCAGAAGATGCTGTTTATGACTTTGTGCTGAAATGGGCTCGGACCCATTATCCAAAACTTGAGGACCGAAGAGAGGTCCTTGGCTTACGCCTTGGTCGCCTCATCCGATTTCCATACATGACCTGTCGAAAATTAAGGAAGGTTTTAACTTGCAATGACTTTGATCCTGAGCTGACATCAAAGGTTGTGCTTGAGGCTCTCTTTTTCAAGGCTGAGCCTCCGTATCGGCAGCGCTCCCTCGCTGCAGATGAGGCCAGTACCAGATATCATCGCTTTGTTGAGCGAGCATACAAGTATCGCCCAGTCAAGGTGGTTGAATTTGAACTACCCCGTCAGCAATGTGTTGTGTACCTGGACCTGAAGCGGGAGGAGTGTTCACTTCTGTTTCCAACTGGTCGGGTTTACTCGCAGGCTTTTCACCTAGGTGGGCAGGGTTTTTTCTTGTCCGCGCACTGCAACATGGACCAACAAAGCTCATTCCATTGCTTTGGGCTATTTTTAGGGATGCAAGAAAAGGGATCAGTCACTTTTGCTGTTGACTATGAGTTTGCAGCAAGGTCAAAGCCAACTGAGGAGTATGTGAGCAAGTATAAAGGTAATTATACTTTCACAGGAGGGAAGGCTGTCGGGTATAGAAATCTTTTTAGTATACCCTGGACGGCATTCATGGCCGATGACAGCCTCTATTTCATTGATGGTGTTGTCCATCTTAGGGCTGAGCTCACCATCAGGCAATGA
- the LOC115975352 gene encoding BTB/POZ domain-containing protein POB1-like isoform X1, translating to MRDSNADLFDPRTIMDSDCATGSLGPGPVSDSDFAFAFNDSNFSDRVLRIEIIPDLPETKSNGDGCTSIADWARNRKRRREDIKKDSAVDILVHCEEQILTCSMPDTEDGEGYVNQDEEAVAMIEESPSGVGNHLNKHGDEAAPGNDGLWSMDCSAVLRVKTIHISSPILAAKSPFFYKLFSNGMRESEQRQVTLRIHASEEAALMDLLNFMYSNTLSATTSPALLDVLMAADKFEVASCMRYCSRLLRSMPMSCESALLYLDLPSSVLMADAVQPLTDAAKQFLAGRYKDITKFQDEVLNLPLAGVEAVLSSDDLQVPSEDAVYDFVLKWARTHYPKLEDRREVLGLRLGRLIRFPYMTCRKLRKVLTCNDFDPELTSKVVLEALFFKAEPPYRQRSLAADEASTRYHRFVERAYKYRPVKVVEFELPRQQCVVYLDLKREECSLLFPTGRVYSQAFHLGGQGFFLSAHCNMDQQSSFHCFGLFLGMQEKGSVTFAVDYEFAARSKPTEEYVSKYKGNYTFTGGKAVGYRNLFSIPWTAFMADDSLYFIDGVVHLRAELTIRQ from the exons ATGAGGGATTCGAACGCGGACCTCTTCGATCCCCGAACGATCATGGACTCGGACTGCGCTACCGGCAGTCTCGGACCCGGGCCCGTTTCCGATTCGGACTTCGCGTTCGCCTTCAACGACAGCAATTTCTCCGATCGAGTTCTTAGAATTGAAATAATTCCCGATTTGCCCGAGACCAAATCGAACGGCGATGGTTGCACCAGCATCGCCGATTGGGCCCGAAATCGGAAGAGACGGAGGGAGGACATTAAGAAAGACTCTG CTGTGGATATCCTTGTTCACTGTGAGGAGCAGATATTGACCTGCAGCATGCCAGATACAGAGGATGGTGAGGGTTATGTTAATCAAGATGAGGAAGCTGTAGCAATGATTGAAGAATCACCTTCAGGTGTTGGAAATCATTTGAATAAACATG GTGATGAAGCTGCACCTGGCAATGACGGATTGTGGAGCATGGACTGCTCAGCAGTTCTTAGAGTCAAAACCATACACATAAGTTCTCCAATTTTAGCAGCGAAGAGTCCCTTTTTCTATAAG TTGTTTTCAAATGGAATGAGAGAGTCAGAGCAGCGACAAGTAACTTTAAGGATCCATGCATCTG AGGAAGCAGCCCTCATGGATCTTCTTAATTTTATGTACAGTAATACTTTGTCAGCAACAACGTCGCCCGCTTTGTTGGATGTGCTGATGGCTGCTGACAAATTTGAGGTTGCATCGTGCATGAGATATTGTAGCAGGTTATTACGAAGCATGCCAATGTCTTGTGAGTCTGCATTGCTCTATTTAGATCTTCCTTCTAGTGTGTTAATGGCTGATGCAGTTCAGCCATTGACTGATGCGGCAAAACAGTTTCTTGCTGGACGCTACAAAGACATAACTAA GTTTCAGGATGAGGTGCTGAACCTGCCCCTGGCTGGTGTTGAGGCAGTATTATCAAGTGATGATCTCCAGGTGCCTTCAGAAGATGCTGTTTATGACTTTGTGCTGAAATGGGCTCGGACCCATTATCCAAAACTTGAGGACCGAAGAGAGGTCCTTGGCTTACGCCTTGGTCGCCTCATCCGATTTCCATACATGACCTGTCGAAAATTAAGGAAGGTTTTAACTTGCAATGACTTTGATCCTGAGCTGACATCAAAGGTTGTGCTTGAGGCTCTCTTTTTCAAGGCTGAGCCTCCGTATCGGCAGCGCTCCCTCGCTGCAGATGAGGCCAGTACCAGATATCATCGCTTTGTTGAGCGAGCATACAAGTATCGCCCAGTCAAGGTGGTTGAATTTGAACTACCCCGTCAGCAATGTGTTGTGTACCTGGACCTGAAGCGGGAGGAGTGTTCACTTCTGTTTCCAACTGGTCGGGTTTACTCGCAGGCTTTTCACCTAGGTGGGCAGGGTTTTTTCTTGTCCGCGCACTGCAACATGGACCAACAAAGCTCATTCCATTGCTTTGGGCTATTTTTAGGGATGCAAGAAAAGGGATCAGTCACTTTTGCTGTTGACTATGAGTTTGCAGCAAGGTCAAAGCCAACTGAGGAGTATGTGAGCAAGTATAAAGGTAATTATACTTTCACAGGAGGGAAGGCTGTCGGGTATAGAAATCTTTTTAGTATACCCTGGACGGCATTCATGGCCGATGACAGCCTCTATTTCATTGATGGTGTTGTCCATCTTAGGGCTGAGCTCACCATCAGGCAATGA